The following are from one region of the Pseudobacteriovorax antillogorgiicola genome:
- a CDS encoding mechanosensitive ion channel family protein: MKILATILILLASPIWAQNAPQAGSNGSTIPSKSPRQSIQVFLQAMKNGDYATAELYAELPRVSRKQRQASLDRAYEVIDQIFRLNTLNLSPEPEGYRNDELPFDMELLFHWQQDEQSLSFFLRRKEVKDGGQKTMVWQIDRSSLQSMSKTKFNQNGYDLASHVPDSLKIKVFRLQIWQWLGLAVGIVLAFGMSWVLRKLFIRILRSALSVLHADEGFTLAKRMANPFQIYSIVAIFGLLTYSLALDFRSREMVSIVERAVQMICSVWALFVINDGIFILLAKKLEEDGKPSVAAILPISRRSISIIIAVLGGLFFLQNLGYDITALITGLGIGGIAIALAGQKTVENLLGGFMIIIDQPIRVGDYGRYGDTWGTVETIGLRSTRVRTLDRTLVTIPNADFSQMNIENYAERDQIRLHAILGVRHETSPDQLRYLLAEIKRLLVAHQRIDNDPARVRFVGFGASSLDIEIFAYAKTSIWPEFLSIREDVYLDILKLVRESGTSFAYPSQTIYWEKGQGINQAATERVEEVVHQWRENKEMPFPDIPEDVITTWTDTRDYPNLDSWIHKLPPRP, from the coding sequence ATGAAGATTCTAGCTACCATTCTTATCCTGCTCGCCTCCCCTATCTGGGCGCAAAATGCTCCCCAAGCAGGTAGCAATGGCTCGACGATTCCCAGTAAATCGCCCCGGCAATCCATTCAGGTCTTCTTGCAAGCTATGAAGAATGGCGACTATGCAACCGCAGAGCTTTACGCCGAGTTGCCCCGTGTCAGCCGCAAGCAACGGCAAGCCAGCCTCGACCGGGCCTATGAGGTGATCGATCAGATCTTTCGCCTGAATACCTTAAACCTCTCCCCGGAGCCAGAAGGCTATCGCAACGACGAACTGCCCTTTGATATGGAGCTGTTATTTCATTGGCAGCAAGATGAACAAAGCTTGAGCTTCTTTCTGCGCCGCAAAGAAGTCAAAGACGGTGGTCAGAAGACCATGGTGTGGCAAATTGATCGCTCCTCTCTGCAATCGATGAGCAAGACCAAGTTCAACCAAAACGGTTATGATCTGGCTAGCCACGTTCCCGACTCTCTTAAAATCAAAGTCTTTCGCTTGCAAATTTGGCAATGGCTGGGATTGGCTGTTGGTATCGTCCTGGCATTTGGTATGTCTTGGGTGTTGCGGAAGCTCTTTATTCGCATCCTGCGATCGGCTTTATCCGTGCTTCATGCCGACGAGGGCTTTACCTTGGCAAAGCGCATGGCCAACCCGTTCCAGATCTATAGTATTGTTGCCATATTTGGTCTACTCACCTACAGCTTAGCTTTAGACTTTCGCAGTCGCGAGATGGTCAGCATCGTTGAACGCGCCGTGCAGATGATCTGTTCGGTTTGGGCTCTTTTCGTAATCAATGATGGAATATTTATTCTACTCGCCAAAAAACTCGAAGAGGATGGCAAGCCATCCGTAGCAGCCATCCTTCCTATTTCAAGGCGTAGCATCTCCATTATTATCGCCGTCCTTGGTGGCTTATTTTTCTTGCAAAACCTAGGCTATGACATCACCGCCCTGATCACGGGTCTTGGGATTGGTGGTATTGCCATTGCCCTAGCTGGCCAGAAAACAGTGGAAAACTTGCTAGGGGGCTTTATGATCATCATCGATCAACCCATTCGTGTGGGCGACTATGGTCGCTATGGGGATACCTGGGGCACCGTAGAAACCATCGGCTTGCGGAGCACCCGTGTCCGCACCCTAGACCGCACCTTGGTCACCATTCCTAATGCTGACTTCTCTCAAATGAATATCGAAAATTATGCGGAACGGGATCAGATTCGTCTTCATGCCATTCTTGGAGTTCGTCATGAGACAAGCCCCGATCAGCTTCGCTATCTCTTAGCTGAGATCAAACGTCTCTTGGTAGCCCATCAACGCATTGATAACGATCCCGCTCGGGTTCGATTTGTTGGGTTCGGTGCCAGCTCCTTAGATATCGAAATCTTCGCCTATGCGAAGACCTCAATATGGCCTGAATTCCTCTCCATCCGCGAAGATGTCTACTTGGACATCCTAAAACTAGTGCGAGAAAGCGGTACCAGTTTCGCTTATCCATCCCAAACCATCTACTGGGAAAAAGGCCAGGGCATCAACCAAGCTGCTACCGAACGAGTGGAAGAAGTAGTTCATCAATGGCGGGAGAACAAGGAGATGCCATT